DNA from Candidatus Caccoplasma merdavium:
ACTCAGGTTGTTGCTGTTTTTCAGGGCCTGTACCGTGGTGCCGAATTGCCGGGAGATTTCCCACAGGCTGTCACCTTCTCTTACTTTGTAATAGCGCACGCCGTTTTGAGTCCATGTCTCGGCTTTGCGGGTGGTTTTGGTCGTAGTGGTTGATGCCGTGGAACGGTTCTTGGCGTAGGCGGCACGCACGGCCAGTCGCATGCCGGGGTAGATGTTGTTGCTTTTCAGGTTGTTCCATTTTTTCAGGTTGGCTACGCTGGTGCGGTACCGGTGGGCGATGACCGAGAGGTTCTCACCCGAACGCACCCGGTGGTACCCTTGCACGGGCGACGCCGATGCTTTGGCCAGTTCGGCGGTGATGCGGCGGGCATAGAGTTCGGACTGGTGTTTGCTGATGGAATCTTCGTTCTCGACATAGGCATAGGCCGTCTCTTGGGGCAAGATGAGGGTGTAGGGGTGCTTGTCGGTTGCCGGGACGACATCGCGGCGGTATTGGGGGTTGAGTTGCCGCAGTTCGCTCACCTCGATGCCGATGACATCGGCTATCTGTTTGAAGTGCAACCGTTTCGATACCCACACGGTGTCGGTCTCGGCCGGTAGTTCTATCTCTCCCGGCTGTATGTTGTGCTTGTCGTAGTAGTTCATGATGTAGTTGGCCGCGATGAAGGCGGGGACATATCCGCGGGTTTCGCGGGGCAGATAGGGGTAGATGTCCCAATAGTCGCGTTTCCCGCCCGAACGGCGAATGGCTTTGTTTACGTTGCCCGGGCCGCAGTTGTAGGCGGCGATGGCGAGGGTCCAGTCGCCGAAGTTGTCGTGCAGTTGCAGCAGGTAACGGAGGGCCTGTTGGGTCGATTTGAGCGGGTCACGACGTTCGTCGACGACACTGTTGACTTCGAGCCCCATCATGCGGGCGGTGCCTATCATGAATTGCCACAGACCGGTGGCTCCGACCGGCGAGACGGCGTTGGGTCGCAGTGCCGACTCGATGACGGGCAGGTATTTCAATTCGAGCGGAAGTCCCATCTTGTCGAGTTCACGCTCGAAAATGGGTTCGTAATAACGGTTCAGGGCGAGTAGTTTCTCGACCAGTTCCCGGCGTTTCTCGGTGTAGAGCGAGATGTAGCCTTTGACCACGCTGTTGTAGGGCAGTTCGATGACGGCGGGGAGGGCGCTGAGCCGTTCGATGTAGACTTCGTCGGGGTAGTCGATGTTGCCGCCGTGCCGGTTGACTGGGGGTTGCAGGTTGTCGACTTCGGCACTGATGAGGGTGTCGACACCGCTACTCAGACCTTCGGGAAGGACGATGTCGTTGTCGGTGATGGTGTCTTTGGCGGTCAGTTTGTGAGGCGTGGTTACCGATGGTTGTTTGGCGGGGCTTTGTTTCAGGGTGTCGACCGCTGCGAGAGTGGTGTCATGACGGGTTGCTGCGACAAGGGTATCGGCCGGGATTTCGATTTTATTTTGTTTTTTGTCTTTTTTCCGTTTGCCGGCCGAGGCTGTTACGGGAAGGAAAAATGCGAGGCACAGCAGTATGGCAAAAATCTTGTTCATGGGAGTTTCTTCTTTTAAAATGTGATGGCACACTGGAATCCGATAGAGCCGGTCGAATATCGGGCCGGCTCTATGACCGTGGGTGTTACTTTCATAGACAGGTTGTCGGAGATGTCGAAGTTGTAGAGGTGTGCATCGACATAGGCTTCGATCATGGCGACGAAGTAGACGCCTATCATCGAGATGATGCACAGGTCGCGGTATTTGCGGTAATAGTCTTTCTTGCGTTTCATGGCACTTTGCAGCCACGCCATGTTGGCGGCAATCCACTCGGGGTCGTTGCGCCGGTTGTAGGCCAGGAAGTTGATGAAACTGTTGGTGTTGGGGTCATTGTCCATGGCATCGCGGTAGGCGGTGGAGTAGTCGCTGTAATAGCGGGCGTTCCAGTTGGTGGCGTAGATGAGCCCCAGGTAACCGCCGACGAGAATGGGCAGTTTCCAGTAGCTGCGGTTGTAGATTTGGCCCAGCCCCGGGCAGAGTGCCGAGTACCACACGGCCTTTACCGGGTCGGGGCTGAACAGGGTGGTGTCGGGGAGTGCGGCCTGTTGCGGGGTGACATCTTCGACGCGGTAGTAGTAAATCGTTTCGGCCGACTGGCCGGCGGGCTGCACGACCTTGGCCGTGCTGCTGTCGGGTCGGGCGATAAGGGTGTTGCCCGGTGCCACTTGTGCAACCGATGGTAGTGTCAGGAGGCTTGTCGTGATGAGAACGATGAGCCTCAGGCTATGCGGGAGAAACGGTTTCCGGTTCAAGTTTTATTTCAGTTTGTCGAAGAGGGCGATGAGTCGCTCCAATTCTTCTTCGTTTTTAAACGGAATAGAGATTTTCCCTTTTCCTTTGGCGTTGCAGGTGAATTGCACCGGGGCTTTGAAAAAGTCGGAGAGGTGACGGCGCAATATGTCGTAGCCTTCGTTGTTCGTGACCGGCTTTTCTTCTTGCCCGGCGATGGGGGCTTGGGGGGTGTTCATCTCTTTGGCCAACTCCTCCACCTTCCGCACCGAGTACCCGTGTTCTTGTATTTGCTCATAGAGCCGCAGTTGCTGCGCGGGGTTGTCGACCGAGAGGAGGGCGCGGGCGTGTCCCATGTCGATTTGCTTGTTTTTCAGCCCGATTTGTATCTCGGCCGGCAGTTTCAACAGCCTCAGGTAGTTGGCGATGGTGGCGCGTTTTTTGCCTACGCGTTCGCTCAGCCGGTCTTGGGTGAGGTGGTATTGCTCGATGAGTTTCTGGAACGTCAGGGCGATTTCAACGGGGTTGAGGTCTTCGCGCTGAATGTTCTCGATGAGAGCCATTTCCATCACGGTCTCGTCTTCGACGGTGCGCACATAGGCCGGTATGGTTTCGAGCCCGGCCAGCAGGGAGGCCCGGTATCGGCGTTCGCCCGAGATGATTTGATAGCTGTCGTCGGGCATCTGACGCAGGGTGATGGGCTGTATGATACCGATTTCGCGTATCGATGCGGCCAGCTCGTTGAGCGAGGCTTCGTCGAATTCCTGCCGCGGTTGTCCCGGGTTGGGCTTGATGAGGGACAGTTTTATTTCGTTGATCGATGATGACCCTCCGGTTTTCACGTCGTCCATGGTGATGAGGGCGTCGAGACCCCGGCCGAGGGCATTTCGTTTGATGGTCGTCATATGTGATTCTTTCTCTCTTTTGGGTTTTACCACCCCGAATGGTTATTTCGATTTCTTTTCGCGTTTGATGAGCTCCTTGGCGAGTTGCAGGTGGTTGAGGGCGCCTTTGGAGTTGGGGTCGTACATGAGTGCCGGTATGCCGTGGCTGGGGGCTTCGCTCAGTTTGATGTTGCGTTGTATGACGGTGTCGAAGACCAGTTCGCGGAAGTGCTTTTTCAGCTCTTCGTAGATTTGGTTGCCGAGCCGCAGGCGCGAGTCATACATGGTGAGCAGGAAGCCTTCGATTTCGAGGTTGGGGTTGAGCCGCGACTTGATGAGCTTTATCGTGTTGAGCAATTTGCTGATGCCTTCGAGCGCGAAGTATTCGGCCTGCACGGGTATGATGACCGAGTCGGCGGCCGTGAGCGAATTGACCGTGATGAGTCCCAGCGAGGGAGAGCAGTCGATGAGTATGTAGTCATATTCGCTCTTGACCTCTTCGATGAGGTGCAGCAAGATGCGTTCGCGGTTGGGGGCATTGAGCAGTTCGAGCTCGGCGCCTACCAGGTCGATGTGCGAACACACGATGTCGAGCCCTGCCACGCAGGTCGAGTCGATGGCTTCGCGCAGGGAGGCTTCGCCGATGAGGCACTCATATATCGAGATGTTTTTCTGCGTGATGTCTACGCCCAGTCCCG
Protein-coding regions in this window:
- a CDS encoding LysM peptidoglycan-binding domain-containing protein, producing MNKIFAILLCLAFFLPVTASAGKRKKDKKQNKIEIPADTLVAATRHDTTLAAVDTLKQSPAKQPSVTTPHKLTAKDTITDNDIVLPEGLSSGVDTLISAEVDNLQPPVNRHGGNIDYPDEVYIERLSALPAVIELPYNSVVKGYISLYTEKRRELVEKLLALNRYYEPIFERELDKMGLPLELKYLPVIESALRPNAVSPVGATGLWQFMIGTARMMGLEVNSVVDERRDPLKSTQQALRYLLQLHDNFGDWTLAIAAYNCGPGNVNKAIRRSGGKRDYWDIYPYLPRETRGYVPAFIAANYIMNYYDKHNIQPGEIELPAETDTVWVSKRLHFKQIADVIGIEVSELRQLNPQYRRDVVPATDKHPYTLILPQETAYAYVENEDSISKHQSELYARRITAELAKASASPVQGYHRVRSGENLSVIAHRYRTSVANLKKWNNLKSNNIYPGMRLAVRAAYAKNRSTASTTTTKTTRKAETWTQNGVRYYKVREGDSLWEISRQFGTTVQALKNSNNLSSNKLKPGQTLRIP
- a CDS encoding ParB/RepB/Spo0J family partition protein, whose amino-acid sequence is MTTIKRNALGRGLDALITMDDVKTGGSSSINEIKLSLIKPNPGQPRQEFDEASLNELAASIREIGIIQPITLRQMPDDSYQIISGERRYRASLLAGLETIPAYVRTVEDETVMEMALIENIQREDLNPVEIALTFQKLIEQYHLTQDRLSERVGKKRATIANYLRLLKLPAEIQIGLKNKQIDMGHARALLSVDNPAQQLRLYEQIQEHGYSVRKVEELAKEMNTPQAPIAGQEEKPVTNNEGYDILRRHLSDFFKAPVQFTCNAKGKGKISIPFKNEEELERLIALFDKLK
- a CDS encoding ParA family protein; translated protein: MGKIIAIANQKGGVGKTTTTINLAASLAALDRKILLIDADPQANASSGLGVDITQKNISIYECLIGEASLREAIDSTCVAGLDIVCSHIDLVGAELELLNAPNRERILLHLIEEVKSEYDYILIDCSPSLGLITVNSLTAADSVIIPVQAEYFALEGISKLLNTIKLIKSRLNPNLEIEGFLLTMYDSRLRLGNQIYEELKKHFRELVFDTVIQRNIKLSEAPSHGIPALMYDPNSKGALNHLQLAKELIKREKKSK